One region of Rhodothermales bacterium genomic DNA includes:
- the dnaA gene encoding chromosomal replication initiator protein DnaA has translation MHLTAEETWTSCLNKLADELAPQVYKTWFEPIKPMSLQRAGSGYQLRLGVPSRFFYEWLESRFNVILSNTVDRVTGTSTEISFLIDSDLAEPETPPAHIDDLSGRTARQETPDPHRQQTSHRQAPPASAPPSTRAYNSPFTRQADRPSTRDAAYQQTPDLNRLYTFDRFIEGDCNRLARSAALAIGERPGETSFNPFLVYGGAGLGKTHLIQAIGNYAAGNGFGNGTLYISSERFTSMFVQAIQQNRIAEFARRFREVRMLIMDDVQFFNGKEKTQEEFFHIFNELHQNRCQIVLSCDRPPKDIVGIEERLLSRFHWGLVADVQPPDLETRIAILRRKAQAESVTLETGVAEFIAERIKTNIRKLEGALIRLTAHASLHNNPRIDLPFARDVLDDLLDEKPTRLDIEDIKRQVALYYNVPLDLLSAKTRRREVVQARHMAMFFCKQLTAQPLKTIGLRFGGRDHSTVIHACRAVGDRFDTDMPFRKELDEVRSKLESQFLPN, from the coding sequence ATGCACCTCACTGCCGAAGAGACGTGGACATCATGTCTGAATAAACTCGCCGACGAACTCGCGCCACAGGTCTACAAGACATGGTTCGAACCCATCAAGCCGATGTCGCTTCAGCGCGCGGGCAGCGGCTACCAGCTTCGCCTCGGCGTTCCCAGTCGCTTCTTCTACGAGTGGCTGGAGAGCCGCTTCAACGTGATCCTCAGCAACACCGTCGATCGCGTTACCGGCACCAGCACCGAGATTTCTTTTCTGATTGACTCGGATCTAGCCGAGCCTGAGACGCCACCTGCCCATATCGATGACCTCAGCGGGCGCACCGCACGACAGGAGACACCTGATCCCCACCGGCAACAGACATCCCATCGCCAGGCGCCTCCTGCCTCTGCGCCCCCATCCACGCGGGCATACAACTCACCTTTCACCCGACAGGCCGACCGGCCGTCTACACGTGACGCTGCGTATCAACAGACACCCGACCTCAATCGCCTCTACACATTTGATCGGTTCATAGAAGGCGACTGCAATCGACTCGCACGCAGTGCCGCTCTTGCCATCGGAGAGCGGCCCGGCGAGACAAGCTTTAACCCCTTCCTTGTCTACGGCGGCGCAGGGCTGGGCAAGACTCACCTGATCCAGGCTATCGGAAACTATGCCGCGGGCAACGGTTTCGGGAACGGCACGCTGTACATCTCCAGCGAGAGATTCACGTCGATGTTTGTGCAGGCCATCCAGCAGAATCGTATCGCGGAGTTTGCCCGGCGCTTCCGCGAAGTCAGGATGCTCATTATGGACGATGTTCAGTTCTTCAACGGCAAGGAGAAGACACAGGAAGAATTCTTCCACATCTTCAATGAGTTGCACCAGAACCGGTGCCAGATCGTTCTTTCGTGCGACCGGCCACCCAAAGACATCGTCGGCATCGAGGAGCGCTTGTTGTCGCGCTTCCACTGGGGTCTTGTGGCGGACGTCCAGCCTCCGGATCTCGAAACGCGCATCGCGATACTCCGGCGAAAGGCCCAGGCCGAAAGCGTGACGCTTGAAACCGGCGTGGCCGAGTTCATCGCGGAAAGAATCAAGACCAACATCCGAAAACTCGAGGGCGCGCTGATCCGCCTGACTGCTCACGCGAGTCTCCACAACAACCCGCGGATTGACCTGCCCTTTGCACGCGATGTTCTCGACGATCTCCTTGATGAGAAGCCTACACGCCTCGATATCGAGGATATCAAGCGCCAGGTCGCGCTGTACTACAACGTGCCGCTGGACCTCCTCTCCGCGAAGACGAGACGGCGTGAGGTTGTGCAGGCCAGACACATGGCCATGTTTTTCTGCAAGCAGCTCACGGCCCAGCCCCTCAAAACGATCGGCCTTCGGTTTGGCGGGCGCGATCACTCAACGGTAATCCATGCGTGCCGGGCGGTAGGAGATCGTTTCGACACCGACATGCCGTTCCGAAAGGAGCTCGATGAGGTCCGTTCGAAGCTGGAATCCCAGTTTCTGCCGAATTAG
- a CDS encoding AI-2E family transporter — protein MIHKAPAWARLFLIAVLVAGVIYVLSGLGHVVRLLIVGGLLAYLLDPVARSLEARGLTRGLATILIFSSLVLLLLALVYALSPIVFEQAAGLQEGFDATDIDRLLYDIDWLINGFLSRFGAGAIDVPTVAHDWLAQQSANLLKLIPNALSLVTDILIVPFIMFFLLRDGVEMKKTFISWLPNRYFEFSLSVIHKSSIKLGAYLRGQATAALVVAILASVALWAIGVDYYLIVGVFAGLANMVPYLGPVAGAVAAIIVSSLTTGSLEDAAWIAGSFAVIQAIDNMLVQPFVLSRNVEMHPLGILLAVIVGGQLFGLWGLLLAVPVASMAKVIIAEVFGNLRRFRLTGQSA, from the coding sequence ATGATACACAAAGCCCCGGCCTGGGCACGGCTCTTCCTGATCGCGGTTCTCGTGGCCGGCGTGATATACGTCTTGAGCGGTCTCGGCCACGTTGTTCGCCTACTGATCGTAGGCGGCCTCCTTGCATACCTGCTCGATCCTGTCGCACGCTCGCTCGAGGCGAGAGGACTGACCAGGGGCCTTGCAACGATCCTGATATTCTCCAGCCTCGTACTCCTTCTTTTGGCACTGGTGTATGCGCTGTCTCCAATCGTATTCGAGCAGGCGGCGGGCCTTCAGGAGGGTTTCGATGCGACGGATATCGATCGACTCCTCTACGACATTGACTGGCTCATCAACGGCTTCCTGAGTCGGTTTGGCGCAGGCGCAATAGACGTTCCGACCGTTGCACACGACTGGCTTGCTCAACAGTCTGCCAACCTGCTCAAACTCATACCGAACGCCCTGTCACTGGTCACGGACATACTGATCGTGCCCTTCATCATGTTCTTTCTGCTGCGGGACGGCGTCGAAATGAAGAAGACGTTCATCAGCTGGTTGCCCAACCGGTACTTCGAATTCAGCCTGTCGGTGATTCACAAGAGCAGTATCAAGCTTGGGGCGTATCTACGAGGGCAGGCGACCGCTGCACTTGTTGTTGCGATACTGGCCAGTGTTGCACTGTGGGCAATCGGAGTCGACTACTACCTGATAGTCGGTGTCTTCGCGGGCCTCGCCAACATGGTGCCATACCTCGGGCCGGTGGCGGGCGCCGTGGCGGCCATCATCGTGTCGTCTTTGACGACGGGCTCGCTGGAAGATGCGGCGTGGATTGCGGGGTCGTTCGCGGTGATCCAGGCCATAGACAACATGCTCGTGCAGCCGTTTGTCCTTTCGAGGAACGTCGAAATGCATCCGCTCGGAATCCTGCTGGCCGTGATAGTGGGAGGCCAGCTCTTCGGGCTGTGGGGATTGTTGCTGGCCGTGCCGGTGGCGTCGATGGCGAAGGTCATCATCGCCGAGGTGTTTGGCAACCTGCGGAGGTTTCGCCTGACCGGGCAGAGCGCCTAG
- a CDS encoding co-chaperone GroES, producing MGQLIITGDRVLIEPHDGEKQTESGLVLPATVAERDKVGSGRVIRVGPGYLTANPEYSEGEPWAANRESVRYLPLQAQPGDFAFFVRKEAVEISYRNKNYVIVHHSAILALERPSPDDILSNIEDILEDED from the coding sequence ATGGGACAACTCATCATTACGGGAGATCGCGTGCTCATCGAGCCGCACGACGGCGAGAAGCAAACCGAGTCGGGTCTTGTACTTCCCGCCACCGTCGCCGAGCGCGACAAAGTCGGCAGCGGGCGCGTGATTCGCGTGGGCCCGGGATATCTGACGGCGAATCCCGAATACTCGGAGGGCGAGCCCTGGGCGGCGAATCGCGAGTCCGTTCGCTACCTGCCCCTGCAAGCCCAGCCGGGAGATTTTGCGTTCTTTGTTCGCAAAGAGGCGGTCGAGATCTCATACAGAAACAAGAACTACGTGATCGTCCACCACTCCGCGATTCTCGCGCTCGAACGTCCGAGTCCGGACGACATTCTCAGCAACATCGAGGATATTCTCGAGGACGAGGACTAG
- a CDS encoding redoxin domain-containing protein produces the protein MRAQALTLAALVLLLQSVACRQHPLPQVDPTPIGVWRVGLNSPGGELPFFLELSREAGHITATLINGAERVITSDVATSGRDLVIDFRAFNSRISASLENGFLVGALSVVKSGGGRQMMPLRAVKGQPERFSPLGEPAAVDITGRWGVAFRQVDGTITPAVGEFKQSGSKLTGTFLTPSGDYRFLEGDVAGSRVRLSTFDGYHAFLFDARVDNDGVMRGDFWSGTEWHETWEAVRDESASLTSPDALTYLKPGARAFTFAFPDTTGELVSLADSAFVNKVVIVTIAGTWCPNCHDEAAFLARFYRENRERGVEVVALLYEHLDDFDSAVAQAREFARRHRIEYPLLIAGTSEKGEAQKTLPMLNHIMAYPTTVFIDRQGAVRKIHTGFTGPGTGGHYLELIKEYSDYVDFLLAEKPA, from the coding sequence ATGCGGGCCCAAGCCCTCACCCTTGCCGCGCTGGTCTTGCTGCTTCAGTCTGTGGCGTGCCGGCAGCATCCGCTGCCACAGGTGGACCCCACCCCCATTGGCGTGTGGCGTGTCGGCCTGAACTCACCCGGTGGAGAACTACCCTTCTTTCTCGAGTTGAGCCGTGAGGCCGGTCACATCACTGCGACGCTGATCAACGGAGCCGAGCGCGTTATCACTTCCGACGTTGCCACCAGTGGCCGGGATCTGGTCATAGACTTCCGCGCCTTCAATTCGAGAATCAGCGCGTCTTTAGAAAATGGCTTTCTCGTCGGCGCATTGTCCGTTGTCAAGAGCGGGGGTGGGCGCCAGATGATGCCCCTTCGCGCCGTTAAGGGACAGCCGGAGCGATTCTCTCCTCTGGGCGAGCCTGCTGCTGTAGATATCACGGGGCGATGGGGGGTTGCGTTTCGCCAGGTCGATGGAACCATCACACCCGCGGTGGGAGAATTCAAGCAGTCCGGTTCCAAGCTGACGGGCACCTTCCTCACGCCATCGGGCGACTATCGATTCCTGGAAGGCGACGTGGCGGGATCGCGCGTGCGACTCTCCACATTCGACGGTTACCATGCGTTTCTGTTTGACGCCCGGGTCGACAACGATGGTGTCATGCGTGGCGATTTCTGGTCGGGCACCGAGTGGCATGAAACCTGGGAGGCCGTTCGCGACGAATCAGCGTCTCTCACCAGTCCGGATGCCCTGACTTATCTCAAGCCCGGCGCCCGGGCGTTTACGTTTGCGTTTCCGGATACGACGGGTGAGCTCGTGTCGCTTGCTGATTCGGCATTCGTAAACAAGGTTGTGATTGTGACGATCGCGGGCACCTGGTGTCCAAACTGCCACGACGAGGCTGCCTTTCTGGCCCGTTTCTATCGGGAGAACCGTGAGCGCGGCGTCGAGGTTGTGGCGCTCCTGTATGAGCACCTGGACGACTTCGATTCGGCAGTAGCCCAGGCACGCGAATTTGCCCGAAGACACCGCATCGAGTACCCCCTGCTGATTGCCGGCACATCTGAGAAAGGTGAGGCGCAAAAAACACTCCCGATGCTGAACCATATTATGGCCTATCCGACCACGGTGTTCATTGATCGCCAGGGTGCGGTCAGGAAAATCCACACCGGCTTCACCGGACCGGGCACGGGCGGTCATTATTTGGAACTCATCAAGGAATATTCGGATTATGTCGACTTCTTGCTTGCCGAGAAACCCGCGTAA
- a CDS encoding cyclic nucleotide-binding domain-containing protein: MDTIWGNIFRSDAGPNDPLAVLKTVPIFARLSRRQLQSVEKILHTRRYTPGEVIFRQGDPGVGMYIIARGRVTISQEPDDTPIAELGEGDFFGEIALLNERPRSATAVAAESTTLFGFFQPDLLSILERQPRIGVIVLRGLAEIAGERLLRTEGKLRECQRALPPVEGAEART, translated from the coding sequence ATGGACACAATCTGGGGAAACATTTTCAGGAGCGATGCGGGACCGAACGATCCCCTTGCTGTGCTGAAGACCGTCCCGATCTTTGCGCGGCTTTCCAGGCGGCAGCTGCAATCAGTGGAGAAGATCCTCCACACGCGCCGGTACACACCGGGAGAAGTAATCTTCCGTCAGGGCGACCCCGGGGTGGGGATGTACATCATCGCGCGCGGCCGTGTCACCATCTCTCAGGAACCGGACGACACACCGATTGCGGAGCTGGGAGAAGGAGATTTCTTCGGCGAAATCGCGCTACTCAACGAAAGGCCTCGCAGCGCGACGGCCGTTGCCGCTGAATCCACGACGCTCTTCGGGTTCTTTCAACCCGACCTGCTGTCGATTCTGGAGAGGCAGCCGCGGATCGGCGTTATCGTGCTCCGCGGCCTGGCGGAAATCGCGGGCGAGCGTCTCTTGCGAACCGAGGGTAAACTCCGCGAATGTCAGCGCGCACTGCCGCCCGTCGAGGGCGCGGAAGCACGCACGTAG